The genomic region GCTCGTCTCAACGCAATGATGAGGGAGACGGAGGTCCGCATGCCCATCGGGGGGAGAGCACGGCCGCTGGGCTCGGATGGGTCCATGGCCCCGTCCGTCGCCTGTGATGTCATAGCCGTCATGGAGGGACCTTTTTTCCTCCTGGCCTTCTTCTTCTGCGACGCTGTGTGAAAGCGTGTCCCAATGCGGATGTTGAGCGCCTGGAGGATCTTGGAATAGGTGACGAGCATCACAACAGCAGTGAAGAAGAAGATGGGGATCTGGACCAGTAGGTGATAGTAGAGTCCTAACTCTGtgtagtattggttggtgtgggCCACTGTGACTACATCCGCTAGAGTCTGGTTCAGCTCCGACTGGCCTGGGGCGAAGAACCCCACCTCCATGAAAGGCACCAGGAAACTGAGGAACGACAGCACCCAAATGGTGGCCAGCAGAGCCAGGGCTCGGCCCATCGTTAGGACTCTATTCGCCGGTTTCACAGAGATGTCGTACCGGTCCAGGGTAATGGCGAGTACGTTGGCTGCGGTGCCGACACTAGCGAACGACACACAGGCCTCGTGGAAGCAACAAACCAAGGCTGTGTCCCCCTccagagacaacaacaacaccaccatggTCAATGGGATGCAGctgacacacactaacacatccaGGACGTGAAGGTTCATGGTGACGATGTTGGAGACCGAGGAGATCAGGTTGGACTTCATGCAGTACAGGGCCAGCACGGTGAGGTTGGAGCTCAGGCCCAGCACGATCTCCAGCATCAGGAAGCCGGTCAGGGACACCTGAGTGAATGAATACTTTATAGTCCCGTATAGGAATTTGTCTGGCAACAATACAGGAATTActgttaaaaatatttttttaaataaacatttcTCCAAAGATCATGATTTTATTCCAGGTGTTAATCTGGTAAATCCGGTAAACTATCCATACATATCACATGACCTACTTCAGACAGACATACGCTGTAGGTGTACCTGGAAGGAGATGGGGTAGGGGTATGGGTAGGGCGTGGCTGGAGCACTGGTTCTGCTGATGGGCTCGGCTGCGTTGTCGGTGACGGTGACGTTGCTCATGGTGCCTTCTTCTCTCTCCAGAGGGGGAAGGATATGCATTATCctgtagagaggggagggagagggggagggagagggggagggagagggggagagagagggatacagagagagggggaggggaagggagagggagagggggagagagagagagggatagagagaggggagagagagggatagagagagggtgggagagagagggtgagagagagggatagagagagagggggagcgagagggggagggtgagagagagagagagagagagagagagagagagagagagagataggaaaggggaaggagagaacgaGTGGGATATAGAGAAAGTGAAAGAGGGAGTGtttgtgaggagaggaggagacagtaaGGGGTTTGATTAGAAGGTACACCTTACAGAAGCTCATCTGAATCTGAAACACTGCTTCCCTGCAACTGGGACATCAGATTCTATGACACAGAATGAATAAATCATTTTATGAGTGAAATCAAATAATAAGGAAACATTTTCTGGGTTTAAATGAAAAAACAAAAATGCTGAGAGCGTGCCAGAAATTTTAAAAGCAGAATATGGTTCTAGTTTGTACAGAGCATTGATAAtgaaatacactgagtatacaaaacattaggaacaccatgacagactgaccaggtcaatccaggtgaaagttcagatcccttattgatgtcacttgataTATCCA from Oncorhynchus masou masou isolate Uvic2021 chromosome 22, UVic_Omas_1.1, whole genome shotgun sequence harbors:
- the LOC135508627 gene encoding G-protein coupled receptor 22-like, which codes for MHILPPLEREEGTMSNVTVTDNAAEPISRTSAPATPYPYPYPISFQVSLTGFLMLEIVLGLSSNLTVLALYCMKSNLISSVSNIVTMNLHVLDVLVCVSCIPLTMVVLLLSLEGDTALVCCFHEACVSFASVGTAANVLAITLDRYDISVKPANRVLTMGRALALLATIWVLSFLSFLVPFMEVGFFAPGQSELNQTLADVVTVAHTNQYYTELGLYYHLLVQIPIFFFTAVVMLVTYSKILQALNIRIGTRFHTASQKKKARRKKGPSMTAMTSQATDGAMDPSEPSGRALPPMGMRTSVSLIIALRRAVKRHRERRERQKRVFRMSMLIVSTFLLCWTPITALNTVILTVGPSDFTVKLRLGFLVMAYGTTIFHPLLYAFTRQKFQKVLKSKMKKRVVSIIEADPLPNNAVIRNSWIDPKRNKKVTINEDAEARQKCLQSSEDAVE